In Cervus elaphus chromosome 3, mCerEla1.1, whole genome shotgun sequence, the following proteins share a genomic window:
- the KRT71 gene encoding keratin, type II cytoskeletal 71, producing the protein MSRQFTCKSGAAAKGGFSGCSAVLSGGSASSYRAGGKGLSGGFGSRSLYNLGGVRSISFNVASGSGKSGGYGFGRGRASGFAGSMFGSVALGPMCPTVCPPGGIHQVTVNESLLAPLNVELDPEIQKVRAQEREQIKALNNKFASFIDKVRFLEQQNQVLETKWELLQQLDLNNCKNNLEPILEGYISNLRKQLETLSGDRVRLDSELRSVRDVVEDYKKRYEEEINRRTAAENEFVLLKKDVDAAYANKVELQAKVDSMDQEIKFFKCLYEAEIAQIQSHISDMSVILSMDNNRDLNLDSIIDEVRAQYEDIALKSKAEAEALYQTKFQELQLAAGRHGDDLKNTKNEISELTRLIQRIRSEIENVKKQASNLETAIADAEQRGDNALKDARAKLDELEAALHQSKEELARMMREYQELMSLKLALDMEIATYRKLLESEECRMSGEFPSPVSISIISSTSGSGGYGFRPSSVSGGYVANSGSCISGVCSVRGGESRSRSSTTDYKDALGKGSSLSAPSKKASR; encoded by the exons ATGAGCCGCCAATTCACCTGCAAGTCGGGAGCTGCTGCCAAGGGAGGCTTCAGTGGCTGCTCAGCTGTGCTCTCCGGAGGCAGCGCGTCCTCCTACCGGGCAGGCGGCAAAGGGCTCAGCGGGGGATTCGGAAGTCGGAGCCTCTACAACCTGGGCGGCGTCCGGAGCATCTCCTTCAACGTGGCCAGTGGCAGTGGGAAGAGTGGAGGTTATGGATTTGGCAGAGGCCGGGCCAGTGGTTTCGCCGGCAGCATGTTTGGCAGCGTGGCCCTGGGGCCCATGTGCCCGACTGTGTGCCCACCTGGAGGCATCCACCAGGTCACCGTCAACGAGAGCCTCCTGGCCCCCCTCAACGTGGAGCTGGACCCCGAGATCCAGAAAGTGCGCGCTCAGGAGCGGGAGCAGATCAAGGCTCTGAACAACAAGTTCGCCTCCTTCATTGACAAG GTGAGGTTCCTGGAGCAGCAGAACCAGGTGCTGGAGACCAAGTGGGAGCTGCTGCAGCAGTTGGATCTGAACAACTGTAAGAACAACCTAGAGCCCATCCTCGAGGGCTACATCAGCAACCTGAGGAAGCAGCTGGAGACGCTGTCCGGGGACCGGGTGAGGCTGGACTCGGAGCTGAGGAGTGTACGGGATGTGGTGGAGGACTACAAGAAGAG GTATGAGGAAGAAATCAACAGGCGGACAGCAGCGGAGAACGAGTTTGTGCTGCTCAAGAAG GATGTGGATGCGGCTTATGCCAATAAGGTGGAGTTGCAGGCCAAGGTGGACTCCATGGACCAGGAGATCAAGTTCTTCAAGTGTCTCTATGAAGCC GAGATCGCTCAGATCCAGTCCCACATCAGCGACATGTCTGTCATCCTGTCAATGGACAACAACCGTGACCTGAACCTGGACAGCATTATTGATGAGGTCCGTGCCCAGTATGAGGACATCGCCCTGAAGAGCAAGGCTGAGGCTGAGGCACTGTACCAGACCAAG TTCCAGGAGTTGCAGCTGGCAGCCGGCCGGCATGGGGACGACCTCAAAAACACCAAGAACGAGATCTCAGAGCTCACCCGGCTCATCCAGAGAATCCGCTCAGAGATTGAGAATGTGAAGAAGCAG GCTTCCAACTTGGAGACGGCCATCGCCGACGCCGAACAGAGGGGTGACAATGCTCTGAAGGATGCCAGGGCCAAGCTGGATGAGCTGGAGGCTGCCCTGCACCAGTCCAAGGAGGAGCTGGCCAGGATGATGCGCGAGTACCAGGAACTCATGAGCCTGAAGCTGGCCCTGGACATGGAGATCGCCACCTACCGCAAGCTGCTGGAGAGTGAGGAGTGCAG GATGTCAGGAGAATTTCCCTCCCCTGTCAGCATCT CCATCATCAGCAGCACCAGCGGCAGCGGTGGCTATGGCTTCCGGCCCAGCTCGGTCAGCGGAGGCTACGTGGCCAACAGCGGCAGCTGCATCTCTGGAGTGTGCAGTGTCCGAGGCGGGGAGAGCCGGAGCCGGAGCAGCACCACCGACTACAAGGATGCCCTGGGGAAGGGCTCCAGCCTGAGTGCCCCCTCCAAGAAAGCCAGTCGGTAG